The proteins below are encoded in one region of Flavobacterium nackdongense:
- a CDS encoding SOS response-associated peptidase, producing the protein MCYHTKQTKVAQEVEKRFKAQFHNIGLFEPQQSINAFEFPLTPIITDQTPQIISHYNWGLIPSWAKESAIQKYNLNAKIETVIEKPSFANSVNKRCLVIANGFFEWQWLDPKGKTKQKYEIGLPEEELFAFAGLYSQWINPATAEVKNTFTIVTTEANPLLSEIHNTKKRMPIILKKEDESRWLQHEPILNFAHPYTIDLIANKIV; encoded by the coding sequence ATGTGCTATCATACCAAACAAACCAAAGTAGCTCAAGAAGTCGAAAAGCGGTTCAAAGCCCAATTCCACAACATTGGCCTGTTTGAACCTCAACAAAGCATCAATGCGTTTGAATTTCCTTTAACCCCCATAATAACCGACCAAACACCACAGATCATTTCGCACTACAATTGGGGTTTAATTCCTTCTTGGGCAAAAGAATCGGCTATTCAAAAATACAACTTGAACGCTAAAATAGAAACGGTAATCGAAAAACCTTCGTTCGCGAACTCGGTCAACAAAAGATGTCTCGTGATTGCCAATGGTTTTTTCGAATGGCAATGGCTGGACCCCAAAGGAAAAACGAAACAAAAATATGAGATAGGCTTGCCAGAAGAGGAATTATTTGCCTTCGCAGGACTGTATTCACAATGGATCAATCCCGCAACAGCCGAAGTTAAAAACACCTTTACCATTGTCACCACCGAAGCCAATCCGCTTTTATCAGAAATACATAACACCAAAAAAAGAATGCCCATCATTTTGAAAAAAGAAGACGAATCACGATGGCTGCAACACGAACCTATTTTAAATTTTGCCCATCCCTACACTATTGATTTAATTGCCAATAAAATAGTTTGA